The following are encoded in a window of Halorarum salinum genomic DNA:
- a CDS encoding metallophosphoesterase — protein sequence MLTVVSDTHATDAHRLRGRTLEAVREADRVIHAGDFYREPVLDAFLAENESLFGVVGNNDDTPIRERLPHERVVAYEGAAVAVRHRSRSGATGLAMFGRERDADLVVFGHSHRPEFDDSAGVPLLNPGSHAQPRGNRPAHAELEPSADGNGLDGRLVTPDGDVFERFTVDAGGN from the coding sequence GTGCTCACCGTCGTCTCCGACACCCACGCCACCGACGCCCACCGCCTCCGCGGGCGGACCCTGGAGGCGGTGCGCGAGGCCGACCGCGTTATCCACGCGGGCGACTTCTACCGCGAACCGGTGCTGGACGCGTTCCTCGCGGAGAACGAGTCCCTGTTCGGCGTCGTCGGCAACAACGACGACACGCCCATCCGCGAGCGCCTGCCCCACGAGCGCGTCGTCGCCTACGAGGGAGCGGCCGTCGCCGTCCGGCACCGAAGCCGCAGCGGCGCGACGGGGCTCGCGATGTTCGGTCGCGAGCGCGACGCCGACCTCGTCGTGTTCGGCCACAGCCACCGCCCCGAGTTCGACGACTCCGCGGGGGTGCCGCTGCTCAACCCGGGGAGCCATGCCCAGCCGCGGGGGAACCGCCCCGCACACGCCGAACTCGAGCCGTCGGCCGACGGGAACGGCCTGGACGGGCGACTCGTCACGCCCGACGGCGACGTGTTCGAGCGGTTCACGGTCGACGCGGGCGGAAACTGA
- a CDS encoding cation diffusion facilitator family transporter, with amino-acid sequence MAGSKSVVIAALFANGAIAVMKFIGYLLTGSPSMLSETYHSISDTGNQVFLLVGIRYSGQDASRTHPFGYGKAQFFYAFLVSVLLFGIAGWESFSHGWNALTAGGHGGEQVDVVIAGVNLTRLLPVEAFWVNVVVLLGAIGFETYAFAKAYAELQRQTELYGWSGFREAFRKTSDVTTLTAFTEDAVALGGAFIALVGITATRLTGVEAYDAVSALFIGVLLMGFALALAWENKRLLVGESLPREVEAGLRDAIGGRDSVAELRDFRTMFIGANEALATADVRFADGLSAEELEDEIVRLESELRERDERVKLVFVEPVE; translated from the coding sequence ATGGCCGGGAGCAAATCGGTCGTCATCGCGGCGCTGTTCGCGAACGGCGCCATCGCCGTCATGAAGTTCATCGGCTACCTGCTCACGGGAAGCCCGTCGATGCTCTCGGAGACGTACCACTCCATCTCCGACACCGGCAACCAGGTGTTCCTCCTCGTCGGCATCCGCTACTCGGGGCAGGACGCGAGCCGAACCCACCCGTTCGGCTACGGGAAGGCGCAGTTCTTCTACGCGTTCCTCGTCTCGGTGCTGCTGTTCGGCATCGCCGGCTGGGAGTCGTTCTCACACGGCTGGAACGCGCTCACGGCGGGTGGGCACGGCGGGGAGCAGGTGGACGTCGTCATCGCGGGCGTGAACCTCACCCGGCTCCTCCCCGTGGAGGCGTTCTGGGTGAACGTCGTCGTCCTGCTGGGCGCCATCGGCTTCGAGACGTACGCGTTCGCCAAGGCGTACGCGGAGCTCCAGCGGCAGACGGAGCTGTACGGCTGGTCCGGCTTCCGCGAGGCGTTCCGGAAGACCAGCGACGTGACGACGCTCACCGCGTTCACCGAGGACGCGGTGGCGCTCGGGGGCGCGTTCATCGCGCTGGTCGGCATCACCGCCACGCGGCTCACCGGCGTCGAGGCGTACGACGCGGTCTCCGCGCTGTTCATCGGCGTCCTGCTGATGGGGTTCGCGCTCGCGCTGGCCTGGGAGAACAAGCGCCTGCTCGTCGGGGAGTCGCTCCCCCGCGAGGTCGAGGCGGGGCTCCGTGACGCGATCGGGGGTCGCGACTCGGTCGCCGAACTCCGCGACTTCCGGACGATGTTCATTGGCGCCAACGAGGCGCTCGCGACCGCGGACGTGCGCTTCGCGGACGGGCTGTCGGCCGAAGAACTCGAGGACGAGATCGTCCGGCTCGAATCGGAGCTGAGAGAGCGGGACGAGCGGGTGAAGCTGGTCTTCGTCGAACCGGTGGAGTGA
- a CDS encoding threonine aldolase family protein, producing the protein MIDLRSDTVTKPSDAMREAAAGADVGDDVYRDDPTVNELEARAADLAGMEAALFVPSGTMGNQVAIRTHTDRGQELLCDEGAHVYKWELGGIPQLSGVQPRILDCDERCVPTPEGVADGYVAEDLHRPGTGLLCLENTHNSRGGVAVPKEHVDAAARAAHDRDVPVHLDGARFLNACVALGEEPAAMTEHVDSVMFCLSKGLGAPVGSVLAGDEAFVDRARRVRKLFGGGMRQAGVIAGPGLLALENVDRLAEDHENARRLAEGLDDVEGLSAPEPDTNIVMVNSEAAGLTGEELSAACEERDVAFAAFGEHTCRLCTHLDVSDGDVAVALDRIADAVQAA; encoded by the coding sequence ATGATCGATCTCCGTTCGGACACCGTCACGAAGCCGAGCGACGCGATGCGGGAGGCCGCGGCGGGCGCCGACGTCGGCGACGACGTCTACCGCGACGACCCGACCGTCAACGAACTCGAGGCGCGCGCGGCCGACCTCGCCGGCATGGAGGCCGCGCTGTTCGTCCCCTCCGGGACGATGGGCAACCAGGTCGCCATCCGCACCCACACCGACCGCGGGCAGGAACTGCTCTGTGACGAGGGGGCCCACGTGTACAAGTGGGAACTGGGCGGGATCCCCCAGCTCTCGGGCGTCCAGCCGCGAATCCTCGACTGCGACGAGCGCTGCGTCCCGACGCCGGAAGGGGTCGCGGACGGCTACGTCGCCGAGGACCTCCACCGGCCCGGCACGGGTCTGCTCTGCCTGGAGAACACCCACAACTCGCGCGGCGGCGTCGCCGTCCCGAAGGAGCACGTCGACGCCGCGGCCCGGGCGGCCCACGACCGCGACGTGCCGGTCCACCTCGACGGCGCGCGCTTCCTCAACGCCTGCGTCGCGCTCGGGGAGGAGCCGGCCGCCATGACCGAGCACGTCGACTCCGTGATGTTCTGCCTCTCGAAGGGGCTCGGCGCCCCCGTCGGGTCGGTGCTGGCCGGGGACGAGGCGTTCGTCGATCGGGCGCGGCGGGTTCGGAAGCTGTTCGGCGGCGGGATGCGGCAGGCCGGCGTGATCGCCGGTCCGGGACTGCTCGCGCTGGAGAACGTCGACCGGCTGGCCGAGGACCACGAGAACGCCCGACGACTCGCCGAGGGGCTGGACGACGTCGAGGGGCTCTCGGCGCCCGAACCGGACACGAACATCGTGATGGTGAACAGCGAGGCGGCGGGGCTCACCGGCGAGGAGCTCTCGGCGGCCTGCGAGGAACGCGACGTCGCGTTCGCGGCGTTCGGCGAGCACACCTGCCGGCTCTGCACCCACCTGGACGTGAGCGACGGGGACGTCGCGGTCGCGCTCGACCGCATCGCGGACGCGGTCCAGGCGGCCTGA
- a CDS encoding GAF domain-containing protein translates to MARSLSLLVVDGDDAEDVATDLAGENVTAEAVTVATLPARIESDSPDAVVLVGETTLPGAAVESLDAAGTPVVAFAADPPPYADGFVPRCESPSAVLEEEIRHALAGETRLQLRESRQRVTELHDGAAEMAAARTFEELYERAGAVAERVLSFDHCWLGTRDGDRLVPRFRLGDGEAMAGGADVDEGIAGETLRTGESEVVPEVRERPAVSNPGDIRSLVSVPVGEVGVYQAAARAPRAFTGTDLELAELFATHVAQAHQRLSAESDLRERQRKVTELHRAAPGLVDADTEEDLFELTVDIAEKVLAFDRSYLLVALPDGDGFETVATTDPDAPERSPDSGILGRTHAEGRTFHVDRVAGHPDARPHHEGPQSAISIPFGDDAVFQVIAETEDAFDESDRELAELLVTHASATRERVRSEAALRESRRTIERLHGAAADLAKAETEDEVLERAILAAEEVLSFDRCTISLLDESGEMLVPAAEPEGAEPDASRAMHVSEGVTGRTYRTGESMLIEDVADSEDASPARSEYRSGVSVPVGDLGVCQTVSTRPEAFDETDLELAELLMSHVAVALERVRAEGDLRDERDRLSALFENIPDAAVSFEMVDGEPVARGVNTAFEETFGYPAEEVLGESVDEFIVPDESGTAAEAAELNRRLRHGDNVRQECRRLTAEGVRDFLMYVVPLELDAANVGGFAIYSDISERKERERALRRQNERLEEFASVVSHDLRNPLSVAEGYLDLARETGDDDHFRTVEDALDRMRGLVDDLLRLAREGRVVGETEAVDLADLAGTAWLHVETPSATLVAEDDCVVDADPDRLRDLLENLFRNAVEHGGPDVTVRVACTDAGFAVEDDGPGVPADERESVFDAGVTTSEDGTGFGLAIVRRVAEAHGWSVDLAEAESGGARFEFST, encoded by the coding sequence ATGGCACGGTCGCTCTCGCTGCTCGTCGTCGACGGCGACGACGCCGAAGACGTGGCCACTGACCTGGCGGGGGAGAACGTGACCGCGGAGGCGGTCACGGTCGCGACGCTCCCGGCCAGGATCGAGTCGGATTCGCCGGACGCGGTCGTCCTCGTGGGGGAGACGACGCTCCCGGGGGCGGCCGTGGAGAGCCTCGACGCCGCCGGCACGCCGGTCGTGGCCTTCGCGGCCGACCCGCCGCCGTACGCCGACGGCTTCGTTCCCCGCTGTGAGTCCCCCTCCGCGGTCCTGGAGGAGGAGATCCGGCACGCGCTCGCCGGCGAGACGCGGTTGCAGTTGCGCGAGAGCCGGCAACGGGTCACCGAACTCCACGACGGCGCCGCCGAGATGGCCGCGGCGCGGACGTTCGAGGAACTGTACGAACGCGCGGGCGCGGTGGCCGAGCGGGTGCTCTCGTTCGACCACTGCTGGCTCGGAACCCGCGACGGGGACCGGCTCGTCCCCCGGTTCCGGCTCGGCGACGGCGAGGCGATGGCCGGCGGCGCCGACGTCGACGAGGGGATCGCCGGGGAGACGCTCCGGACCGGGGAGTCGGAGGTCGTCCCCGAGGTCCGGGAGCGGCCGGCCGTCTCGAACCCGGGCGACATCAGGTCGCTCGTCAGCGTCCCGGTCGGCGAGGTCGGCGTCTATCAGGCCGCGGCGAGGGCCCCTCGGGCCTTCACCGGGACCGACCTCGAACTGGCCGAACTGTTCGCGACCCACGTCGCGCAGGCCCACCAGCGGCTCTCCGCCGAGTCGGACCTCCGCGAGCGCCAGCGGAAGGTGACCGAACTGCACCGCGCCGCGCCCGGACTCGTCGACGCCGACACGGAGGAGGACCTGTTCGAACTGACCGTCGACATCGCCGAGAAGGTGCTCGCGTTCGACCGGTCGTACCTGCTCGTCGCGCTGCCGGACGGCGACGGGTTCGAGACCGTCGCGACGACCGACCCGGACGCGCCGGAGCGGTCGCCCGACAGCGGCATCCTCGGGCGGACCCACGCCGAGGGGCGGACGTTCCACGTCGACCGCGTGGCGGGCCACCCGGACGCGAGACCCCACCACGAGGGGCCACAGAGCGCCATCAGCATCCCGTTCGGCGACGACGCCGTGTTCCAGGTGATCGCCGAGACGGAGGACGCCTTCGACGAGTCGGACCGGGAACTGGCCGAACTGCTCGTCACCCACGCGAGCGCCACCCGGGAGCGGGTGCGCTCGGAGGCGGCGCTCAGGGAGTCGCGCCGGACCATCGAGCGACTCCACGGGGCCGCCGCCGACCTCGCGAAGGCCGAGACTGAGGACGAGGTGCTCGAGCGCGCCATCCTCGCCGCCGAGGAGGTGCTCTCGTTCGACAGGTGTACCATCAGCCTCCTCGACGAGAGCGGGGAGATGCTCGTGCCGGCTGCCGAACCTGAGGGGGCCGAACCGGACGCCTCGCGAGCGATGCACGTCTCCGAGGGCGTGACCGGCCGGACGTACCGAACCGGCGAGTCGATGCTCATCGAGGACGTCGCCGACAGCGAGGACGCCTCCCCGGCCAGGTCGGAGTACCGGTCCGGGGTCAGCGTCCCCGTCGGCGACCTCGGCGTCTGTCAGACGGTGTCTACCCGGCCGGAGGCGTTCGACGAGACCGACCTCGAACTCGCCGAACTGTTGATGTCCCACGTCGCGGTCGCGCTCGAACGGGTCCGCGCCGAGGGCGACCTCCGGGACGAGCGCGACAGGCTCTCGGCGCTGTTCGAGAACATCCCCGACGCCGCCGTCTCCTTCGAGATGGTGGACGGCGAACCGGTCGCGCGCGGGGTGAACACCGCCTTCGAGGAGACGTTCGGCTACCCCGCCGAGGAGGTGCTCGGCGAGAGCGTGGACGAGTTCATCGTCCCCGACGAGTCCGGGACTGCGGCCGAGGCCGCCGAGTTGAACCGGCGGCTCCGTCACGGCGACAACGTCAGACAGGAGTGTCGGCGGCTCACCGCCGAGGGGGTACGGGACTTCCTGATGTACGTCGTCCCGCTCGAACTCGACGCCGCGAACGTCGGCGGCTTCGCCATCTACTCCGACATCAGCGAGCGCAAGGAGCGGGAGCGGGCGCTCCGGCGCCAGAACGAGCGCCTCGAGGAGTTCGCCTCCGTCGTGAGCCACGACCTCCGGAACCCCCTCTCGGTGGCGGAGGGCTACCTCGACCTCGCGCGCGAGACCGGCGACGACGACCACTTCCGGACCGTCGAGGACGCGCTCGACCGGATGCGCGGGCTGGTCGACGACCTGCTCAGGCTCGCCCGCGAGGGGCGGGTCGTCGGCGAGACGGAGGCGGTCGACCTCGCCGACCTGGCGGGGACCGCCTGGCTCCACGTGGAGACGCCGTCGGCGACGCTCGTCGCCGAGGACGACTGCGTCGTCGACGCGGACCCGGACCGGCTCCGGGACCTGCTGGAGAACCTCTTCCGGAACGCGGTCGAACACGGCGGCCCCGACGTGACCGTCCGCGTGGCGTGTACCGACGCCGGATTCGCCGTCGAGGACGACGGGCCGGGCGTGCCCGCGGACGAGCGCGAGTCCGTGTTCGACGCCGGGGTGACCACGAGCGAGGACGGGACGGGGTTCGGGCTCGCCATCGTCCGCCGCGTCGCGGAGGCGCACGGCTGGTCGGTCGACCTCGCGGAGGCGGAGTCGGGCGGGGCGCGGTTCGAGTTCTCGACCTGA
- the alaS gene encoding alanine--tRNA ligase, with protein sequence MSDLTGEYRLEYFEEEGFHRRECSSCGDHFWTRDPDRELCGEPPCEDYSFIDDPGFDEAYSLEEMREAFLSYFEANGHERIDPYPVAANRWRDDVLLTQASVYDFQPLVTSGQAPPPANPLCISQPCIRMQDIDNVGKTGRHTMAFEMMAHHAFNAREEVGDKYAYSGEVYWKDETVRYCDGFFESMGANLEEITYIEDPWVGGGNAGPAIEVIYKGAELATLVFMSMEQDPDGEFEMKDGNRYSKMDTYIVDTGYGLERWTWMSQGTPTVYEAVYPDAIEFLKENAGIELTDEEETLVHRASKLSGHLDIDAAEDVEAARDNIADKLDVETERLTELLRPLEDIYAIADHCRTLAYMFGDEIVPSNVGTGYLARMVLRRTKRLVDNVGVDAPLDELVDMQADRLGYRNRDTIRDIVRTEVEKYRETLERGGRKVEALADEHAGTGEPIPVEELIELYDSHGIQPDMVREIAEERGATVQVPDDFYGLVAARHDSATEFGEEAEADERLADLPETEKLYYDDQERTEFEAVVLDVFEREDGYDVVLDQTMFYPEGGGQPADRGTLSTDDVTAEVTDVQIRDGVVLHRADEDPGKGEFVRGQVDGERRRRLMRHHTATHVVGYAAREVLGAHVRQAGAQKGLDSSRLDVSHYDRITREDVKEIERVANELVRENHSVKQEWPDRHAAQSEHGFDLYQGGIPPGEQIRIITVGEDVQACGGTHVSRTGDIGAIKVLKTEPVQDGVERIVFAAGEAAIDATHRTEDALYDAAEVLDVDPQDVPETAERFFTEWKERGKTIDRLQEELANLRIETAEPAAEIDGTPAIVERMDADADELRAAANALVEDGRIAVLGSGAGGAATFVVGVPDGVGLNAGEVVGELADRVGGGGGGPPDFAQGGGPDVDALDDALEAAPDVLRNVLNA encoded by the coding sequence ATGAGCGATCTTACTGGGGAGTACCGCCTCGAGTACTTCGAGGAGGAAGGATTCCATCGACGGGAGTGTAGCTCCTGCGGGGACCACTTCTGGACCCGCGACCCCGACCGGGAGCTGTGCGGGGAGCCGCCGTGCGAGGACTACTCGTTCATCGACGACCCGGGGTTCGACGAGGCGTACAGCCTGGAGGAGATGCGCGAGGCGTTCCTCTCGTACTTCGAGGCCAACGGCCACGAGCGCATCGATCCGTACCCGGTCGCGGCGAACCGGTGGCGCGACGACGTGCTGCTCACGCAGGCGTCCGTCTACGACTTCCAGCCGCTCGTCACCTCCGGGCAAGCGCCCCCGCCCGCCAACCCCCTGTGTATCAGCCAGCCGTGCATCCGGATGCAGGACATCGACAACGTCGGCAAGACGGGCCGGCACACGATGGCGTTCGAGATGATGGCCCACCACGCCTTCAACGCGCGCGAGGAGGTGGGGGACAAGTACGCCTACAGCGGCGAGGTGTACTGGAAGGACGAGACGGTCCGCTACTGCGACGGCTTCTTCGAGTCGATGGGCGCGAACCTGGAGGAGATCACCTACATCGAGGACCCGTGGGTCGGCGGCGGCAACGCCGGCCCCGCCATCGAGGTAATCTACAAGGGCGCCGAACTCGCCACGCTCGTCTTCATGTCGATGGAGCAGGACCCCGACGGCGAGTTCGAGATGAAGGACGGGAACCGCTACTCGAAGATGGACACGTACATCGTCGACACCGGCTACGGGCTCGAGCGGTGGACCTGGATGAGCCAGGGCACCCCGACGGTGTACGAGGCGGTGTACCCGGACGCCATCGAGTTCCTGAAGGAGAACGCCGGGATCGAACTCACCGACGAGGAGGAGACGCTGGTCCACCGCGCCTCGAAGCTCTCGGGTCACCTCGACATCGACGCGGCCGAGGACGTCGAGGCCGCCCGCGACAACATCGCGGACAAACTGGACGTGGAGACCGAGCGGCTGACCGAACTCCTCCGCCCGCTGGAGGACATCTACGCCATCGCGGACCACTGCCGGACGCTCGCGTACATGTTCGGCGACGAGATCGTCCCCTCGAACGTCGGCACGGGCTATCTCGCCCGGATGGTGCTCCGCCGCACCAAGCGGCTCGTCGACAACGTCGGCGTCGACGCCCCGCTCGACGAGCTCGTGGACATGCAGGCCGACCGGCTCGGCTACCGGAACCGCGACACCATCCGCGACATCGTCCGCACCGAGGTCGAGAAGTACCGCGAGACGCTCGAGCGCGGCGGCCGGAAGGTCGAGGCGCTCGCCGACGAGCACGCCGGCACCGGCGAGCCCATCCCGGTCGAGGAGCTCATCGAACTGTACGACTCCCACGGCATCCAGCCCGACATGGTTCGGGAGATCGCCGAGGAGCGCGGCGCGACCGTGCAGGTGCCCGACGACTTCTACGGCCTCGTGGCCGCCCGTCACGACTCCGCGACGGAGTTCGGCGAGGAGGCCGAGGCCGACGAACGGCTCGCGGACCTCCCGGAGACGGAGAAGCTCTACTACGACGACCAGGAGCGCACGGAGTTCGAGGCGGTCGTCCTCGACGTGTTCGAGCGGGAGGACGGCTACGACGTCGTGCTCGACCAGACGATGTTCTACCCCGAGGGCGGGGGTCAGCCCGCCGACCGCGGGACGCTCTCGACCGACGACGTCACCGCCGAGGTGACCGACGTACAGATCCGGGACGGGGTCGTCCTCCATCGGGCCGACGAGGACCCCGGCAAGGGCGAGTTCGTCCGCGGGCAGGTCGACGGCGAGCGCCGGCGCCGGCTCATGCGCCACCACACGGCGACCCACGTCGTCGGCTACGCGGCCCGCGAGGTGCTCGGCGCCCACGTCCGGCAGGCGGGCGCCCAGAAGGGGCTCGACTCCTCGCGGCTCGACGTCTCCCACTACGACCGCATCACGCGCGAGGACGTGAAGGAGATCGAGCGCGTCGCCAACGAACTCGTCAGGGAGAACCACAGCGTCAAGCAGGAGTGGCCCGACCGCCACGCGGCCCAGTCGGAGCACGGCTTCGACCTCTACCAGGGCGGCATCCCGCCGGGCGAGCAGATCCGGATCATCACCGTCGGCGAGGACGTGCAGGCGTGCGGGGGGACCCACGTCTCCCGGACCGGCGACATCGGCGCCATCAAGGTGCTCAAGACCGAGCCGGTCCAGGACGGCGTCGAGCGCATCGTCTTCGCCGCCGGCGAGGCCGCCATCGACGCGACCCACCGGACCGAGGACGCGCTGTACGACGCGGCCGAGGTGCTCGACGTGGACCCGCAGGACGTGCCCGAGACGGCCGAGCGCTTCTTCACCGAGTGGAAGGAGCGCGGTAAGACGATCGACCGGCTCCAGGAGGAACTGGCGAACCTCCGCATCGAGACGGCCGAGCCGGCCGCCGAGATCGACGGCACGCCGGCCATCGTCGAGCGGATGGACGCCGACGCGGACGAACTCCGCGCGGCCGCGAACGCGCTGGTCGAGGACGGCCGCATCGCGGTGCTCGGCTCGGGCGCCGGCGGCGCCGCGACGTTCGTCGTCGGCGTCCCGGACGGCGTGGGGCTGAACGCCGGCGAGGTGGTCGGCGAACTGGCCGACCGCGTCGGCGGCGGCGGCGGCGGCCCGCCGGACTTCGCGCAGGGCGGCGGCCCCGACGTGGACGCGCTCGACGACGCGCTGGAGGCGGCCCCGGACGTGCTCCGGAACGTGCTGAACGCCTGA
- a CDS encoding right-handed parallel beta-helix repeat-containing protein → MSRALNAIALTAIMVLSLFAGGTAAVAGIAQQTESTAPTEITSCTVIDSPGHYVLTRDIVRSDEGEGPCIVIRASDVTVDGNGHVLDGNTTQESSDRAGIATTAAHPVDNVTVANLTLRQNRDNVRFHSVSDARITNVSSQSPEVGSIVVRGSDHVEISDSYVEGSFQGNGLTIGNSEHLSVVNNTFDDGYFTIVASGMNRSVIRDNSLRRTSTAINLASGTDNVISNNTIPGRTDEGITVRGSNNTVRGNTISLGHDGIVVSGSNHTVADNTVDRMVGWAASAEGTGHTFENNSFSGGEAEGASGGALEVSGSGHGIENNSLTGFHGVRVTGATGSISIDDNRIRAVRHVEVAESSLCPDPGVVVHAHGNAFDADSYEAYDRYGVLNHDDDVVNATNNYWGAESGPSSPDGENVTDPVTGEPADETGITVSEGVRFDPWLEAPPENAGVENGTDA, encoded by the coding sequence ATGTCACGAGCACTGAACGCGATCGCGTTGACCGCGATCATGGTCCTCTCACTGTTCGCTGGCGGGACAGCGGCAGTAGCCGGGATCGCACAGCAGACCGAGAGCACGGCACCGACGGAGATCACCTCCTGCACGGTGATCGACTCGCCGGGTCACTACGTACTGACCCGGGACATCGTTCGGTCGGACGAGGGCGAGGGCCCGTGTATCGTGATCCGCGCGAGCGACGTCACGGTCGACGGGAACGGCCACGTCCTCGACGGGAACACCACCCAGGAGTCGAGCGACCGGGCCGGTATCGCGACGACCGCCGCCCACCCCGTCGACAACGTCACGGTCGCGAATCTCACGCTTCGCCAGAACAGGGACAACGTTCGGTTCCACTCCGTGAGCGACGCACGGATCACGAACGTCTCGAGCCAGAGCCCGGAAGTCGGCAGCATCGTCGTCCGTGGGTCGGACCACGTCGAAATCAGCGACAGTTACGTGGAGGGGTCGTTCCAGGGGAACGGACTCACCATCGGCAACTCGGAGCACCTGAGCGTCGTGAACAACACGTTCGACGATGGATATTTCACGATCGTAGCGTCGGGGATGAACCGGTCCGTGATACGCGATAACTCGCTCCGCCGCACGAGCACGGCGATCAACCTCGCCAGCGGGACTGACAACGTGATCTCGAACAACACGATCCCGGGTCGCACCGACGAGGGGATCACGGTTCGCGGAAGCAACAACACGGTGCGCGGGAACACGATCTCGCTCGGTCACGACGGCATCGTCGTCTCGGGGTCGAACCACACCGTCGCCGACAACACCGTCGATCGGATGGTCGGATGGGCCGCCAGCGCCGAGGGGACGGGCCACACGTTCGAGAACAACAGTTTCAGCGGCGGTGAGGCCGAGGGCGCGTCGGGTGGAGCGCTCGAGGTCAGCGGGTCCGGGCACGGGATCGAGAACAACTCCCTGACCGGCTTCCACGGCGTCCGGGTCACCGGCGCCACGGGATCGATCTCGATCGACGACAACCGGATTCGCGCCGTCCGCCACGTCGAGGTCGCCGAATCGAGCCTCTGTCCCGACCCCGGCGTCGTCGTCCACGCGCACGGGAACGCGTTCGACGCCGACTCCTACGAGGCGTACGATCGGTACGGCGTGCTGAACCACGACGACGACGTGGTGAACGCGACGAACAACTACTGGGGCGCCGAATCCGGACCCTCGAGTCCCGACGGGGAGAACGTGACCGATCCGGTCACTGGCGAACCCGCAGACGAGACTGGCATCACCGTCTCCGAGGGTGTCCGCTTCGATCCGTGGCTGGAGGCGCCTCCCGAGAACGCGGGAGTCGAAAACGGGACTGACGCCTGA
- a CDS encoding nucleoside triphosphate pyrophosphohydrolase — protein sequence MPTEYDKLIRDRIPEVIESNGETAVTRRVEGEEYGDYLAEKLVEEASEFREAREDEGEDADRELADVLEVVETLLDRRDRERIDRLRADKVGERGGFAEGIVLERVEGGD from the coding sequence GTGCCGACCGAGTACGACAAACTGATTCGCGACCGCATCCCCGAGGTGATCGAATCCAACGGCGAGACGGCCGTCACCCGGCGGGTCGAGGGCGAGGAGTACGGCGACTACCTGGCCGAGAAACTGGTCGAGGAGGCGTCCGAGTTCCGCGAGGCCCGCGAGGACGAGGGGGAGGACGCGGACCGCGAACTCGCCGACGTGCTGGAGGTCGTGGAGACGCTGCTCGACCGCCGCGACCGTGAACGAATCGACCGGCTGCGGGCCGACAAGGTCGGGGAGCGCGGCGGGTTCGCGGAGGGGATCGTGCTCGAACGGGTCGAGGGCGGGGACTGA
- a CDS encoding aminopeptidase, with protein sequence MDPRIREHAETIVDHSLDLEAGDDLVVQLPAEAADLAVAVHELAGDRGANPVFLNNSDRAQRAFLRARGDDFETPDHQLALFEEADAFVIARSGGNVAEKSDVDPGTTAAYNRAFRPVQRERLSKRWCLTQYPTPGYAQLAGMSTDGYENFVWDAVSLDWEEQGEFQQRMVDLLNDADEVRIRSGEGTDLTMSIAGNTAVNDVGRKNLPGGEVFTAPVKDSVNGEVHFDMPLYRQGREIEDVRLRFSDGRVESFSAGRNEDVLEGVFDTDEAARYLGELGIGMNRAIDRFTYNMLFDEKMGDTVHMAVGSAYPETVGEGNEVNDSAEHVDMIVDMSEDSVIELDGEVVQRDGTFAFEDGFE encoded by the coding sequence ATGGACCCCCGAATCCGCGAACACGCGGAGACCATCGTCGACCACTCCCTCGACCTCGAGGCGGGCGACGACCTCGTCGTCCAGCTCCCGGCCGAGGCGGCCGACCTCGCGGTCGCCGTCCACGAACTCGCGGGCGACCGCGGCGCGAACCCGGTGTTCCTGAACAACTCCGACCGCGCCCAGCGGGCGTTCCTCCGCGCCCGCGGGGACGACTTCGAGACGCCCGACCACCAGCTGGCCCTGTTCGAGGAGGCCGACGCGTTCGTCATCGCCCGCTCGGGCGGCAACGTCGCCGAGAAGTCCGACGTCGACCCCGGGACGACCGCGGCGTACAACCGCGCGTTCCGGCCGGTCCAGCGGGAGCGGCTCTCCAAGCGCTGGTGTCTCACCCAGTACCCGACCCCCGGCTACGCCCAGCTCGCGGGGATGAGCACCGACGGCTACGAGAACTTCGTCTGGGACGCCGTCTCGCTCGACTGGGAGGAGCAGGGCGAGTTCCAGCAGCGGATGGTGGACCTGCTGAACGACGCCGACGAGGTTCGCATCCGGTCCGGCGAGGGGACCGACCTCACGATGTCCATCGCGGGCAACACGGCCGTCAACGACGTGGGGAGGAAGAACCTCCCCGGCGGCGAGGTGTTCACCGCGCCCGTGAAGGACTCGGTGAACGGCGAGGTCCACTTCGACATGCCGCTGTACCGGCAGGGCCGCGAGATCGAGGACGTCCGCCTCCGCTTTTCGGACGGCCGCGTCGAGTCGTTCTCCGCCGGGCGAAACGAGGACGTGCTGGAGGGCGTGTTCGACACGGACGAGGCCGCCCGCTACCTGGGCGAACTCGGCATCGGGATGAACCGCGCCATCGACCGGTTCACCTACAACATGCTGTTCGACGAGAAGATGGGCGACACCGTCCACATGGCCGTCGGCAGCGCCTACCCGGAGACGGTCGGCGAGGGGAACGAGGTGAACGACTCGGCCGAGCACGTGGACATGATCGTCGACATGAGCGAGGACTCGGTCATCGAACTCGACGGCGAGGTCGTCCAGCGGGACGGGACGTTCGCCTTCGAGGATGGCTTCGAGTAA